The segment TCCACGAAATTGGCGAGAAAATGGCGGATTCAGTCGTTTCCTATTTTGAGACGGAAGAAGTTCAACAATTGATGAAACGTTTGGCAGAGACAAACGTCAATTTAACATACACCGGTTCACGCATCCGTGTTGAAGAGGGAGCAAATGCCTTTGCCGGCAAAAAAATCGTTTTGACCGGAAAACTCGAAAAATTGACGCGGGGAGAAGCCCAAGCACAGATTGAAGCGCTTGGCGGCAAAGTATCCGGCAGCGTCAGCAAAAAGACAGACTTGGTCATTGCGGGCGAAGAAGCGGGCTCGAAACTAGTGAAAGCGATAGAACTCAAGGTGGACGTTTGGAACGAAGAACGTCTCATTGAAGAATTGAGCAAATGAGGAGATCTATAGATGAAACGCATATGGTGGATCCCGGTTGGCATATTGTTGCTTGCGGGATGTGTGCCTTCTGTATCGGATGACACAGAAGTGCTTAAGACGGAAGAAGAAGAAGCAGAGACGGCAATCATCCCGAGCATTCAACTTGATGACCGGTATTACCGGACCTTGCTTCCTTATAAACAAAGTGCTACCCGAGGAAAAATTGTCAACCGGTTAAATTCACATTATGACATTAAAGAAGCTGAAAACGGGCTTCTGCGTTTGTCGCAGCATCAGTTTTCTCCGGATGATTATTATTTCCAGGAAGGCCAAAAAATAACGGATGAAGACGCTACTGCCTGGCTCAGCCGAAAAAGCGAAGACAATCCTTTAGGGCTGAATCCTGCCGATCCGCGTACTGAAGCCCAGAAAAAAGCGGGAGACCGTCCGCCGGCAGAAATTCTTGCCCATATAGTCGAACAGAATTACCTGGTGAAAACCAATGAAGAGACGATTCGGCTAGGCGGAGTTTCTGTCGGCCTGGCTTTGAATTCCACCTATTACAATTCGGTCAATGATATTCCCTATGAAGAAGCGATTCCTCAAGCGCACATCGAAAAAGAAGGAATCCGCCTGGCTAATGAAATCGTTAAGCGTCTTCGTGAAAAAGAAGGAATGGCAAAAATTCCGATTACGGTAGGTCTTTACAAGCAGAATAGCCGCGGTGCTATCGCGCCTGGCACGTATTTCTCTTACGGAGTAGCTCCTGGAGGGCAAAATGCAGTCGTCAATTGGACGGCTATCAATGAGGAGTATGTAATTTTTCCAACGTCAGGCTCAGAAGAAAAATACCGTGAAGTCGATACAACGTTCCGAAATTTTAAAATGGATGTAGAAGAGTATTTTTCAAATTTCACCAGTGTTATTGGAACCGGTTTTTATCAAGAAAACCAATTGCGGAAAATACAAATTGATATTCCAGTACAATTTTATGGAGCAGCTGAGTTGATTGGCTTTAGCCAATATTTGACGGGTCTTGTCCTCGAGCATTTCCCTAAAAACATCGAAGTGGAAGTTAATGTCTCTTCGACAAATGGACCTGAAGCACTCATTCTAAGAAAAGCTGATCAAAAGGAACCAAATGTTCATATTTATGATTAATTTGTTCAAGAATGGGGATAGCCAGACGGCTGTCCCTATTCATTTTTTTAGAAAAATGGTATGATATAGCGTATGTTTACTGAATCCGGAGGTGTAGAAATATGGCGAAAATAACAAAAGACGAAGTAATTGAAGTGGCACATTTGGCACGATTAGCTATTACTGATGAAGAAGCGGTGCATTTTGCGGATCAATTGGAAGCAATTACGAATGCAATGGAATTGCTGAACGAATTGGACACGGAAAATGTCGAGCCGACAACACATGTGCTGGAAATGGTTAATGTCTTGCGCGAAGATAAGGCAGCACCTGGATTAGACCGGGAATTGGTTTTGAAAAACGTTAAAGAGCATGAAGCTGGACAGATTAAAGTTCCAACTATCTTAGATTGATCACAAGGAGGGAAAAAGATGTCATTAGCAGATAAGACTGCAGCGGAGCTGCAGAAATTGATACATACAAAAGAATTGACCATTGCTGAAATGGCGGAAAAAGCGTTCGACCGCATCGAAGAATTGGATTCGAAAGTTGACGCTTTTCTAGCACTTGATAAAGAAGGCGCAATGGAACAAGCGGCAAAATTGGAAGAAACGCCAATTGCTGAACGCGGTCCGCTTTTTGGATTGCCTATCGGCATTAAAGACAATATCGTGACTGAAGGGATTGAAACAACGGCTTCGAGCCGTATCCTCACAGGCTTCAATCCTATCTACAACGCAACCGTTGTCGAAAAAGTGAAAGCTGCAGGAATGGTTATCGTCGGCAAGTTGAACATGGACGAATTTGCGATGGGATCTTCAAACGAGAATTCCTATTACAAAAACACGAAAAACCCATGGAACCTTGAAACAGTCCCAGGTGGATCTTCAGGCGGTTCAGCGGCTGCTGTAGCAGCAGGAGAAGTACCGTTTACGCTTGGATCAGATACTGGCGGATCGATTCGCCAACCAGCTGCATTTTGCGGAGTGGTGGGCATGAAGCCGACATACGGACGGGTTTCCCGTTTTGGTTTGATTGCTTATGCTTCATCATTAGACCAAGTAGGGCCTATCACACGGACAGTTAAAGACAACGCTTTGCTTTTGAACACGATTGCCGGACATGACGAAAAAGATTCAACTTCTGCAAACGTTGAAGTGCCTGATTTTGCTGCTGCATTGACAGGCGATATCAAAGGCCTTCGCATCGGTGTGCCAAAAGAATATTTCGCAGAAGGCGTGGGAGAAGCTGCAAAACAGGCAGTTCGCGATGCATTGAAAGTACTTGAAGAAAAAGGCGCGACTTGGGAAGAGATTTCTTTGCCGCATTCTAAATATGCACTTGCTACGTATTACTTGATCGCTTCTTCGGAAGCTTCTTCCAACCTGTCACGCTTCGACGGCATCCGTTACGGTTACCGTACAGAAAAAGCGGGCAATTTGCTTGAGTTCTACATGAATACCCGATCAGAAGGGTTTGGCGATGAAGTGAAACGCCGCATTATGCTTGGGACCTATGCACTCAGCTCAGGCTATTACGATGCCTATTACAAAAAAGCACAAAAAGTGCGCACGCTGATCAAACAGGATTTCGATAAAGCGTTTGAAAAATACGACGTTATCATTGGGCCGACGACTCCAACACCGGCTTTCAAAATCGGTGAGAAAATTGATGACCCACTGACAATGTATGCGAACGATATTTTGACGATCCCTGTTAACTTGGCAGGCGTTCCTGCAATTTCAATCCCTTGCGGATTTGAAAATGGATTGCCGCTTGGTTTGCAAATCATCGGAAAATATTTTGATGAAGAAACAGTTTACCGCGTTGCGGATGTTTTTGAACAAGCAACCGATTTCCATAAAAAAACTCCTCAAGTTTGGGAGGGAGCTGCACAATGAATTTTGAAACGATAATCGGCCTCGAAGTACACGTCGAGCTAAAAACAGAATCTAAAATGTTCTCACCAGCACCGGCCCATTTCGGTGCAGAACCGAATACCAATACGAATGTCATTGACCTGGCGTATCCAGGAGTATTGCCTGTAGTAAACAAACGGGCAGTGGATTGGGCAATGAAAGCCGCTTTGGCGTTAAACTGCCAAATCAACCGCCACACGAAATTCGACCGTAAAAACTATTTTTACCCAGATAACCCGAAAGCCTATCAAATTTCTCAGTTTGATGAGCCAATCGGCGAACATGGCTGGGTTGAAATCGAAGTCAAAGGCGAGAAAAAACGCATCGGCATTACGCGTCTCCATATGGAAGAAGATGCTGGGAAACTGACTCATACAGGCAACGGCCATTCATTGGTAGACTTAAACCGCCAAGGCACACCGCTGATTGAAATCGTTTCAGAACCGGATATGCGTACACCGGAAGAAGCTTATGCATTCCTGGAAAAAGTCAAAGCGATTATCCAGTACACAGGAGTTTCCGATGTTCGCATGGAAGAAGGATCACTTCGCTGTGATGCGAATATTTCGTTGCGCCCTTACGGACAAGAGCAATTCGGCACCAAAACGGAATTGAAGAACTTGAACTCATTCAACTTTGTCCGTCGAGGGATTGAGCACGAACAAATCCGCCAAGAACAAGTATTGTTGTCAGGCGGCATCATCGGACAGGAAACTCGCCGCTATGATGAATCAACTGGAAAAACAATCCTGATGCGTGTCAAAGAAGGATCAGACGATTACCGTTACTTCCCGGAACCCGACCTTGTGGATATCATTATCGACGATGCTTGGCTTGAACGCGTACGTGCCGAAATTCCGGAACTTCCGGATGCCCGTAAAGCGCGCTACGTTTCTGAACTTGGCATGTCTGAATACGATGCTATGGTATTGACATTGGCGAAGCCGATTTCGGATTTCTTTGAAGCGACTGTAGCTGCCGGAGCAGATGCGAAACTCGCTTCGAACTGGCTGATGGGTGAAGTATCTGCTTACCTGAATGCCGAACAAAAAGAGTTGAGTGATACAAAATTGTCTCCAGAAGGATTGGCTGGCATGATCAAGCTGATTTCAGATGGCACCATTTCATCTAAAATTGCTAAAAAAGTCTTTAAAGAATTGATTGAAAAAGGCGGAGACGCCAATGACATCGTCAAAGCGAAAGGCCTTGTCCAAATTTCAGACGAAGGCACTTTGCGTGAACTGGTGACAAACTCATTGGATAATAATCCTCAATCGATTGAAGACTTTAAAAACGGTAAAGATCGTGCAATCGGATTCTTAGTAGGGCAAATCATGAAAGCAACGAAAGGGCAGGCGAATCCGCCATTGCTCAATAAAATCTTGCTTGAAGAAATTGCAAAACGGTAATATAGCAGATGGCCCTTCTAGGGCCATCTTTTTAATGTCTACATATTAATGTGCTAAAGGCTAAAATAGGTTGAAGCTTCCACTTACTACAAGTAAACTAAGGATAAAGAGAAACTTCACCTGAACCACTGAACCGTGTGAAGTTGACTCATTTGAGTTTTCGCTGCCCGGAAGAAGGGTAATCTACTGGGTATGAAAGCAGGATAAAGGAGAAGTGATCTTACTATGTCAACGGAACAGCAGTATTTTGAAAATGCTATCACTTTAGATAGCTATATGGCTCAAATGGAGTCAAATCAGGAAAAATCCTATTCAATCTATGAAAAATTCGAACTTCCGGAAGATCCGGAGTTTATCCATCTATTAAAAGAAAAACAGCCCCATGTATTGGTCATTACAGAAGACTGGTGCGGAGATGCGATGATGAATAATGCCATTTTACGCAAGATGGCGGAAGCGGCAGGAGTACAAGTGCGATGTGTATACCGCGATCAAAATCTGGAATTGATGGACCAGTATTTGACGAATGGAGGCCGGTCCATCCCAAAATACATTATTCTTTCCAAAGAAGGCGAAGTACTGGGGGACTGGGGGCCGCGCGCACCGAAAGTCCAGGAATTCGTAACTGAAAAAAGATCCATACTTCCTGAAAAAGATGACCCTCAGCATGACTTGCATTTGAAAACGGTCATCGGTGAAATTTCAGATGGCTTTGCATGGAACAGTGATTTTTGGCAGGCAGTCTATGAAGACTTGCGCAAGACTTTTATTGAAGTACTGAAGTAAGAAGTGGAAAGGCCGGCAATATGTCGGCTTTTTTATTGAAAGCAACTTCTGCCCGATTAAAAGAGTCTTATTCTATAGAACGTTGAGAAAGGCTGAATATGGTATGAAACGAGCACGAATCATTTACAATCCGACTTCCGGACGAGAATTGTTCCGCAAGCATTTACCGGAAGTGCTTGAAAAAATGGAGAAAGCAGGATATGAAACATCCTGCCATGCCACCACTGGTGAAGGCGACGCCACAGTAGCAGCATCCCTTGCAGTAAATAGAAAATTTGACTTGATTGTGGCTGTTGGCGGAGACGGGACATTGAACGAAGTGGTTGCAGGAGTCTCCCAATTTGAAGACCGGCCGAAAATCGGTTTGATTCCTATGGGGACGACAAATGATTTTGCCCGTGCCGTTCACATCCCACGGGACATTAATAAAGCTGTTGATATCATCATTCAAGGCGATTCTATACCGGTTGATGTCGGCATGATGAATGACCGTTATTTTATCAATATAGCCGGAGGCGGCAGACTGACCGAATTGACGTATGAAGTCCCGAGCAAACTGAAGACAGTGCTTGGCCAGCTGGCTTATTACTTAAAAGGCATCGAGATGCTGCCGTCTATCCGTGCTTCAAACGTCCGAATCGAATATGATGGCCAAGTTTTTGATGACAAGGCAATGATGTTTTTAATTGGATTGACAAATTCCGTTGGCGGTTTTGAAAAATTGGCTCCTGATGCCAGCATCAATGACGGAAAATTCACTTTGCTGATTTTGAAAGAATTGAACATGGCAGAGTTTATTCGCGTAGCTTCCTTGGCGCTGCGTGGAGAACATTTATCAGATCCACATGTGATTTATGCAAAAGCCAGCAAGATCTCAGTTTCTTCTGATGAACGGGTGCTGTTAAACCTTGATGGTGAATTTGGAGGCTTATTGCCCGCAAAGTTTGAAAACCTAGGCCGCCATATCGAAGTTTTAGTTCCGCTTTCTTCAATTGTTGAAAGAGACCGGAAATAAGAGTAAATTTGTATAAACGAAAAGACCAGATCGGGTTGCGGTTTGGTCTTTTGTCATCTTTACCTTTACTTTATCAAAGGGGGCTAGCAGATGAACTATTTTGTGATTGGCGATGTGCATGGCTGCTATTACACGTTCAGCAATATGATTAACCGCTATTGGGATAAAGAAAATGAGGTAATGGTGCAAGTAGGAGATTTAATAGACAGAGGAAAGAATTCGCCTCAAATGGTTGGGCTGGCCAGGCAATTAAGCAGAGAATTGCCAGAGCAGGCCAATTTCCTGAAAGGCAATCATGAGCTTGAGATGGAGGAACATGTTTTCCGCGGGCCCAATCCGAATTGGCTATGGCAGGGCGGTGCTGATACGCTTGCCCAGTATAAAAATTCAAATCGGGATTTTAAGTCTGATATGGAATGGCTGAGCCGATTGCCACTATTCTTTGAAACCGAGCATTTGTTCATAAGCCATGCAGGAATATCCATGCAAGCAGAAAACCCTTATATAGAAGATGATATGTACGGCATTCTCTGGAACCGCAGCCCTTTAAAAAATATTGGCAAGCTGCAGATCATTGGTCATACGCCACGCGAAAAACCGCTGTATGACAGCAAGAGCCATGCTTGGAATATCGACACAGGTGCTGTTTACGCCCGATATTTGACCGGAGTGAAAGTTAAGCCAGACGGAGAAATTATTGAATTTTTAAAAGAAGAAACAGATGCCCGAGATATTTAAGTGAACGACAGGAGTTCTTTAAGCAGCATCTTTAGCATTTGATGCCCAAAAAATGCAGACAAGCTCGGAATATTCGAGTGTCTGCAAGGAAACACATGGATTTCCAGCCATGTGTTTTTTTAGCGTTTAGCTTTTAATGCACTCTAGCTTTGACTATTCCATAAGTTCAAGTGCAGCATCTTGGTCGGCCGCCAGTTTCGGGCAGTTATTCACCGGTTCCCAGTGGAATAGGAAGGTCCGGCCATTGTCTTGGCCATCGCTGACGATAGTATGTTCCCAGGAATCTACAGGTTCCCCCGTATATTCAAAATGAAAGATATTCCGTTCATATACTTTATCTTGATGTTCAGGGTAGTAATTGTATTTATGGACCTTGCCTACAAATTCCAGAACCACACGCGGCAAGCCTGTTTCTTCATGTACTTCCCGGTAAAGGGCATCAATCAGCATTTCCCCTTCTTCGATTGTTCCTCCCGGCACTTGCAGTCCTGCTTCTGGTTCTCCTTTATGTTGAAAGACCAGCAACTCCCTTTGGTTTTCCACGCCTCTAGTGATATAAGCGTAGACTTTCCGGCTTGTTTTCATGTTTTCCCATCCTTTGTTTTTGTTCCAAATAGAATACTAAACTTCCGGTAATATTTCAAATATTGAAACTTTTGCTGTCACAAGTTATTCAAAGCTGCGCATTTGTTGGGGTTTTACAGTGGTTAAAAACTTAAAAAAAAAGAGCGATAAGGTACAATAGGGGTGTAGAGTTGAGTATCAGAATTAATGCGATTTTGAAAGGAGAAAAAAAATGGGATTTGAAGATACAGCGTTACTAAGCCGGATTTTGACTTTAATGACGCTTTCATTCCATATTATTTATGCAACAATTGGCGTCGGCGTTCCGCTCATGATCATGATTGCCCAATGGGTAGGGATTAAGAAGAAAGATGATCATTATATTCTTTTGGCAAGACGATGGGCAAGAGGGTTTGTTATTACGGTTGCGGTCGGTGTAGTAACCGGTACAGCTATCGGTCTGCAATTGTCGTTATTATGGCCGAATTTCATGCAAATGGCCGGTAATGTCATTGCGTTGCCGTTATTTATGGAAGTTTTCGCGTTTTTCTTTGAAGCAATTTTCCTTGGAATTTATTTATACACATGGGACCGGTTTGAAGATCAGCGCAAACACTTTTTGCTGCTGATTCCAGTAGCTCTCGGAGCGGCTGCATCTTCGGTGTTCATCACTATTGTGAATGCTTTTATGAACTCACCGCAAGGTTTTGAAGTATTGAATGGTGAATTGGTCAATGTTAGTCCATTGCTTGCGATGCTAAGTCCGGCAATGCCGACAAAAGTAGCACATGTTATGTCAACGGCCTTTATGACTTCGGCATTTTTACTGGCGTCTATCGCCGCTTTCCGGATGATTCGCGGGTCAAATCATATTTACCACAAAAAAGCGCTATTCTTAACCATGAAGTTAGGATTAGTATTTTCAATCGCGACAGCGCTTATCGGAGATTTCTCTGGTAAATACTTAGCTGAATACCAGCCGGAAAAATTGGCGGCTGCAGAATGGCATTTTGAAACGGAAGAAGGGGCAGACCTTATCCTGTTCGGCATTTTGGATGGGGAAGATGTGAAATACGAAATAAGAGTTCCGTATGCCTTAAGTATTCTTGCTCACAGTCTGCCTAACGCGGAAGTTATTGGATTGGAAGAATTTCCAAAAGATGAAATTCCGCCGCTGTGGATCCATTACCTCTTTGATATTATGGTAACAATCGGCATGTGGCTGGCGTTCTTCTCCTTTGTTTATGTCGTGGCTGCATGGCGCGGCTGGTCGTTTATCAAAGCGAAATGGTTCCGTTGGCTGATCGTGGCTGGTGGACCGCTGGCACTTATTGCAATCGAAGCCGGCTGGTGGTTTACAGAAGTCGGACGCCAACCGTGGATTTTGCGGGGCTATATGAAAACCGCTGATGCCGCGACAACGAGTGGTCAAGTCGACTTGATGATTATCTTGTTCGCAGGACTGTACTTTATTCTTGGAGTCGGGACTATCGTGGTCCTGTCACGGATGTATAAACGCAATCCGGTCGAAAAAGAACTAGCTGACCGAGAAGCACAACAAAAAGGCGGTGAACAAGGATGACGCTTGAAATCATCGGAATATCGGTTTTATGGCTATTCTTGTTCTTGTATGTCATTGTGGCATCGATTGATTTTGGTGCCGGATTCTTCAATGCCTACAGCGCTTTTACCAACAAACAGCATATTTTAACGAATATTATCCAGCGCTATCTGTCGCCGGTATGGGAAGTCACAAATGTCTTTTTTGTTTTCTTCTTTGTCGGCATCGTCGGATTCTTTCCGCAGACCGCCTTTTATTACGGCACAGCCTTGCTGGTGCCAGCGAGCATAGCGCTCGTATTGCTGGCCATTCGCGGCTCTTATTACGCCTTTGCAACATACGGGGCAAAAATCAATCATAGAGGTTATATCTATATGTATGGATTGTCCGGGCTGCTGCTTCCAGCATCTCTGTCGCCGGTATTCGCCATGTCGCAAGGTGGCTTTATCAAAATGAATGGCGACACGCCGTATCTTGATTACTGGGCATTGTTCTCGAGCCCGTTGACCTGGAGTATCGTAGTATTAAGTTTGGCAGCAGTCCTTTACATTTCGGCTGTTTTCCTCACTTGGTATGCGGATAAAGCAGGCGACGCCAAAGCGACAAATTTGATGCGGAAATATGCGCTCATCTGGGCAGGGCCGGCAATCATTACAGCAACAGGCATTATTTTCGAGTTGCGCAGCCACAATACAGGGCATTTCGAAGCCCTTCTTGATTTATGGTGGGCATTCGGCATATCGTTCCTATTGTTCCTGGGAACCGTATACTTGATTTGGAAACGCCGGAATTACGGCTGGGCGTTCATTTTGCTCGTCGGCCAGTTCTTCACTGCGTTTTTCGCATACGGCATCTCGCATTTTCCGTATTTGCTGTATCCGTATTTAACGATCTACGACAGTTTCACGAATGAATCGATGGCGATTGCGCTGATCGTAGCATTCATAGCAGGGCTTGGCTTATTATTGCCTTCGCTTTACTTGCTGTTCCGCCTGTTCTTGTTTGATAAAGATTACGTTAAAGGGAAATCGGATTATCATGCGTAAGGAGGAAACAGAATGACGGATTTCTTAATATTTTATGCGCCGTTTTTAGTGTTATTTGGAGCTATTGGATTTGGCTTCTGGTTTTCACTGAAAGATGGACTCGCGACAAAAGAAGACAAATAATAGACGCGAGCAGGCTTAGGCCTGCCGCGTTTTTTTGTTGCCTTTAAAGTTTTACGATGCCACTGTTAAGCCTGTCGTGCCTGGTACAGGCGCTTCCGCTTTTCATGTCTAGCTGCAGTGACCAGATTCTCGGGTCATAAGCCACTCTGGCTGTGCGGCTGGAGACACGCCGCTTCGCCAAAGCGTCTTATGCCGGTCGAATCTAAACGGTCACTTTCGCCTTTCTTTTGTGATACAATATAGCAATGTGAAATGGAGTGAACGATTTGAAACCAGTACAAAAAAATGACCGATTGCTTGTTCATGTGGAGGATTTGACGCATGACGGAGCAGGCGTTGCCAAAGTCGACGGCTATCCGCTTTTCATCCACGGCGCTTTGCCGGGAGAAGATGTTCAGGTCCATGTCTTAAAAACTTTAAAGTCTTATGGCTTTGCAAAATTGATAGAAATCGAGCAGGCGTCGCCGTTTCGTGTAACGGCGCCTTGCCCAGTATTTGATACATGCGGCGGCTGCCAGATCCAGCATTTGTCTTACGAGGGCCAAATGACGTTCAAGCGGAAATTGGTCCGCGATGCAATTACGCGCATCGGAAAATTACCGGATGTGCCGGTCCATCCCGTTAAAGGAATGGAAAACCCTTGGCGTTACCGCAATAAATCACAGATTCCTTTCGGAACGGAAAATGGCCGCGTAGTTGCAGGCTTTTACCAGACACGCTCCCACGATATCGCTGACACCGATATCTGCCTCATCCAAACTCCGGAAGCGGATGCCATTATGACCGGCTTGAAAAACAGTCTTCATCAAATGGGCATTGAGCCATATGATGAAGAAAAGCACCGCGGCCTGCTTCGCCATGTTGTGGTTCGCAAAGGGCGCGCAACCGGT is part of the Planococcus shenhongbingii genome and harbors:
- a CDS encoding metallophosphoesterase encodes the protein MNYFVIGDVHGCYYTFSNMINRYWDKENEVMVQVGDLIDRGKNSPQMVGLARQLSRELPEQANFLKGNHELEMEEHVFRGPNPNWLWQGGADTLAQYKNSNRDFKSDMEWLSRLPLFFETEHLFISHAGISMQAENPYIEDDMYGILWNRSPLKNIGKLQIIGHTPREKPLYDSKSHAWNIDTGAVYARYLTGVKVKPDGEIIEFLKEETDARDI
- a CDS encoding cytochrome d ubiquinol oxidase subunit II encodes the protein MTLEIIGISVLWLFLFLYVIVASIDFGAGFFNAYSAFTNKQHILTNIIQRYLSPVWEVTNVFFVFFFVGIVGFFPQTAFYYGTALLVPASIALVLLAIRGSYYAFATYGAKINHRGYIYMYGLSGLLLPASLSPVFAMSQGGFIKMNGDTPYLDYWALFSSPLTWSIVVLSLAAVLYISAVFLTWYADKAGDAKATNLMRKYALIWAGPAIITATGIIFELRSHNTGHFEALLDLWWAFGISFLLFLGTVYLIWKRRNYGWAFILLVGQFFTAFFAYGISHFPYLLYPYLTIYDSFTNESMAIALIVAFIAGLGLLLPSLYLLFRLFLFDKDYVKGKSDYHA
- the cydS gene encoding cytochrome bd oxidase small subunit CydS, coding for MTDFLIFYAPFLVLFGAIGFGFWFSLKDGLATKEDK
- the gatB gene encoding Asp-tRNA(Asn)/Glu-tRNA(Gln) amidotransferase subunit GatB — its product is MNFETIIGLEVHVELKTESKMFSPAPAHFGAEPNTNTNVIDLAYPGVLPVVNKRAVDWAMKAALALNCQINRHTKFDRKNYFYPDNPKAYQISQFDEPIGEHGWVEIEVKGEKKRIGITRLHMEEDAGKLTHTGNGHSLVDLNRQGTPLIEIVSEPDMRTPEEAYAFLEKVKAIIQYTGVSDVRMEEGSLRCDANISLRPYGQEQFGTKTELKNLNSFNFVRRGIEHEQIRQEQVLLSGGIIGQETRRYDESTGKTILMRVKEGSDDYRYFPEPDLVDIIIDDAWLERVRAEIPELPDARKARYVSELGMSEYDAMVLTLAKPISDFFEATVAAGADAKLASNWLMGEVSAYLNAEQKELSDTKLSPEGLAGMIKLISDGTISSKIAKKVFKELIEKGGDANDIVKAKGLVQISDEGTLRELVTNSLDNNPQSIEDFKNGKDRAIGFLVGQIMKATKGQANPPLLNKILLEEIAKR
- a CDS encoding CamS family sex pheromone protein; the encoded protein is MKRIWWIPVGILLLAGCVPSVSDDTEVLKTEEEEAETAIIPSIQLDDRYYRTLLPYKQSATRGKIVNRLNSHYDIKEAENGLLRLSQHQFSPDDYYFQEGQKITDEDATAWLSRKSEDNPLGLNPADPRTEAQKKAGDRPPAEILAHIVEQNYLVKTNEETIRLGGVSVGLALNSTYYNSVNDIPYEEAIPQAHIEKEGIRLANEIVKRLREKEGMAKIPITVGLYKQNSRGAIAPGTYFSYGVAPGGQNAVVNWTAINEEYVIFPTSGSEEKYREVDTTFRNFKMDVEEYFSNFTSVIGTGFYQENQLRKIQIDIPVQFYGAAELIGFSQYLTGLVLEHFPKNIEVEVNVSSTNGPEALILRKADQKEPNVHIYD
- the gatC gene encoding Asp-tRNA(Asn)/Glu-tRNA(Gln) amidotransferase subunit GatC, whose product is MAKITKDEVIEVAHLARLAITDEEAVHFADQLEAITNAMELLNELDTENVEPTTHVLEMVNVLREDKAAPGLDRELVLKNVKEHEAGQIKVPTILD
- a CDS encoding diacylglycerol kinase — its product is MKRARIIYNPTSGRELFRKHLPEVLEKMEKAGYETSCHATTGEGDATVAASLAVNRKFDLIVAVGGDGTLNEVVAGVSQFEDRPKIGLIPMGTTNDFARAVHIPRDINKAVDIIIQGDSIPVDVGMMNDRYFINIAGGGRLTELTYEVPSKLKTVLGQLAYYLKGIEMLPSIRASNVRIEYDGQVFDDKAMMFLIGLTNSVGGFEKLAPDASINDGKFTLLILKELNMAEFIRVASLALRGEHLSDPHVIYAKASKISVSSDERVLLNLDGEFGGLLPAKFENLGRHIEVLVPLSSIVERDRK
- a CDS encoding NUDIX hydrolase, translated to MKTSRKVYAYITRGVENQRELLVFQHKGEPEAGLQVPGGTIEEGEMLIDALYREVHEETGLPRVVLEFVGKVHKYNYYPEHQDKVYERNIFHFEYTGEPVDSWEHTIVSDGQDNGRTFLFHWEPVNNCPKLAADQDAALELME
- a CDS encoding cytochrome ubiquinol oxidase subunit I, which translates into the protein MGFEDTALLSRILTLMTLSFHIIYATIGVGVPLMIMIAQWVGIKKKDDHYILLARRWARGFVITVAVGVVTGTAIGLQLSLLWPNFMQMAGNVIALPLFMEVFAFFFEAIFLGIYLYTWDRFEDQRKHFLLLIPVALGAAASSVFITIVNAFMNSPQGFEVLNGELVNVSPLLAMLSPAMPTKVAHVMSTAFMTSAFLLASIAAFRMIRGSNHIYHKKALFLTMKLGLVFSIATALIGDFSGKYLAEYQPEKLAAAEWHFETEEGADLILFGILDGEDVKYEIRVPYALSILAHSLPNAEVIGLEEFPKDEIPPLWIHYLFDIMVTIGMWLAFFSFVYVVAAWRGWSFIKAKWFRWLIVAGGPLALIAIEAGWWFTEVGRQPWILRGYMKTADAATTSGQVDLMIILFAGLYFILGVGTIVVLSRMYKRNPVEKELADREAQQKGGEQG
- the gatA gene encoding Asp-tRNA(Asn)/Glu-tRNA(Gln) amidotransferase subunit GatA is translated as MSLADKTAAELQKLIHTKELTIAEMAEKAFDRIEELDSKVDAFLALDKEGAMEQAAKLEETPIAERGPLFGLPIGIKDNIVTEGIETTASSRILTGFNPIYNATVVEKVKAAGMVIVGKLNMDEFAMGSSNENSYYKNTKNPWNLETVPGGSSGGSAAAVAAGEVPFTLGSDTGGSIRQPAAFCGVVGMKPTYGRVSRFGLIAYASSLDQVGPITRTVKDNALLLNTIAGHDEKDSTSANVEVPDFAAALTGDIKGLRIGVPKEYFAEGVGEAAKQAVRDALKVLEEKGATWEEISLPHSKYALATYYLIASSEASSNLSRFDGIRYGYRTEKAGNLLEFYMNTRSEGFGDEVKRRIMLGTYALSSGYYDAYYKKAQKVRTLIKQDFDKAFEKYDVIIGPTTPTPAFKIGEKIDDPLTMYANDILTIPVNLAGVPAISIPCGFENGLPLGLQIIGKYFDEETVYRVADVFEQATDFHKKTPQVWEGAAQ
- a CDS encoding thioredoxin family protein produces the protein MSTEQQYFENAITLDSYMAQMESNQEKSYSIYEKFELPEDPEFIHLLKEKQPHVLVITEDWCGDAMMNNAILRKMAEAAGVQVRCVYRDQNLELMDQYLTNGGRSIPKYIILSKEGEVLGDWGPRAPKVQEFVTEKRSILPEKDDPQHDLHLKTVIGEISDGFAWNSDFWQAVYEDLRKTFIEVLK